CCGGACGATGAAGTTCAAAGTTGTTTCCTTCAGTTTCTTCTTCGAATACAAATtcgataaatctaaaatatcgAGAGCATTCGATGCATTCAAGGAATTCAGCATGTATCGCTCGCACGACTCTTGTAAGTACGGAATCTCATACTTATCAGCTGCAGCACATAACGCATAAACATGATTCTTAAACTTATCGGCAGGCAAATCCCCAGTGTAAAGAAACTCTAGGAGGGACTTGAGCTCTTCGGTGCTTAATTCTGATAGAGTGATCGTATCAGTATCGGTCGGTGGAGCCTTGAAGTTGTCTGAGCTTAGTATGTTCTTAAAGATTTCTGATCTTGCTGCCTACACATCGGTCAATCCATGATCAATGTTCAGTCCGAGGAGTCAAAAGTAACATAATCTGGGAAAGAAATAGTTAGGGCCTGTTTAGTGTTTACCAGTAAAGATCTGTGCGCTGAAATGCAGGGGCCATTGTTAGGCTTAAGCTTTATATCAGTGTGAATTTGGTCCTTGAAAGCCACCATAAATCCACTTAAGAAACTTATTCTCTTTCTCAAATCATCTTCAGTATCCGTCAATGGTTTCTAGAAATATAGACAGAAACAGAGTAAAACAAGATTGACAAGGATATcgcaaaatttggaaaagagaAGAAGACATTATTACCTCGTTCACGGGTGTCGTGACAGTTGACTTTGCGCTGAGATaagcaaagaaagaaaacgGTAAATCGCGGAGGTAAATCCCTTAAACACACTTTTTTGGACGCCGTGAGGCAATTAGTTAACACTTGTGTTAGCTAACAAGCAACGCAGGGGGCCtatcaaatatatcaacaaCAAAGAAAACAGACAACAGACATGGGTAATTCAACAAACATAAGCTTATTAAACCCTTGTATGCATGTAATTATCTATTTCTTTCACAAAAAAAAGGCAACAAGAAGAGGGTGATTCAAGCAGCAGCGAAGGGTTACAAAATGTAGCAGCAGATAGTTAGAAAGAAGGGTATCAATACCTTCTACTGGAGAAAGAAGAAGCCGAAGATGAAGAGCCGAATGATGTAGTAGAAGATGAAAAGCCGAAGCCAGGAGCTGTCGATGAAGTAGAAGATGAAAAGCCGAAGCCAGGAGCTGTCGATGAAGTAGAAGATGAAAAGCCGAAGCCAGGAGCTGTCGATGGAGTAGAGCCGAAGTTGAATGCAGAAGAcattcctttctcttttttactTCCTACTTCCTTCTGATCGTTTTAGATTAAAAACCAATAACTCTTTGCAGTGGCTGCTCTGGTGGTGGGGGCTTTTATAAGTGAAACTTctaaatggttaaaatatgaaataagtctttgtaattttcataaatttagaatttagtccttatacttttaattttaaaattttattctctttccttttcggatttcaaaatttaggttaaactattaacatcttttttttaattttatattgaaactaaaaatatgtCTTAAGTGCATGTACTgttcacaaatttagaatttactcaccttatataaaaaaacataatgtgCTTCAACGCACTCAAACTCACATCCTACTATACTAACAATAATGTTGATGTCAATTGAGTCACCTTAATGGGTGTTAAGCATAATTGACATCATCATTATTGTTAGTATAAGAGAATGTGAGTTCGAatgcgctgaagcgcattaaTGCTGATGCTCAACAATAATGTGCTCTTCacgaatttgaaatttagtcacgtcatatatatttggattagattaatttcaattataCATTAATCCCAAAATGATACTCAACACCATCTTTTAAtagctttagtttcatatttaaattagaatacatatatttatcataatttttagtttcataaaatacaattaattttttaattaaatatatttggagTGATATATATCATTTTGCTAATTTTaatgtaactttcaaaattttaattatgttaaagaAGTAATTTGCATGCTGgtgtttaaaattgtttcattcTCTTTACAGaatcaaaaatttaatcaatctgATATGTACCAAATaaccaaaaatagaaagaaacgTTGTAATCCTGTCAGCTCCGTCCCTGTTTCCATCgtcaacaaaaatattaacggtttagtgactaaaacgtaacatttcaaaaataagtgactaaaatataacttgaggtaaataaaattaactattcTAATAAGTTTAATCCTTTAGGGTAAAAAATGAGGACGTGCCACTGACATTTCCTTCCTTGCTAAGAAAGTTAGTGGAATTGGCTTTTCTTAGTTTTTCGAGAAAGAGTGAATAATTGATACTTTTAAAGCTAAAAAGGGGATTTGTTCAAAAGTAGTGTTGTCCAGCTGGTAATTTAGGTTTTGCGTTAGGATaaggtattttttaaatttaaattaatatttttgcttcaatttaaatattttttaacattttattataaaataattaatttgcgtCTATCAGGACCCAACTTGATTTACGAACATCGagttcaaaaaggaaaaaatttagatggattaatttaatctttttatttattatatctaaATCTTCTCTTAACAACAAATTTCTTTTACTAAAAGAATTAGTATTTCAAAGacaattttttatatcattttgaatttatatataaaatttagtacCAAAAACAACTacattatgtatatataaagaaaagcAACATTAAAAGCTATGTGGATGCTTAACCAAATATTGTTTTTGATATATAGTggattaatgtaattttttttttgggttttttaccCCATTAATAcagaaaagaaatattaattcaaatgGTACCCTAATCCGATTATTTATCAAGATGGAACGTTTGCAATAGTGATAATGGGCTGTGCTTGACAAGGTGGTTGCACTGCCCAAAATATTCCACAATCATCATGCCATCATTAGGTCATAACTgggttaaaaaaatcatattttattattataacacccctaaccctaaaccgtcgccggaatagggttacgagatATTACCGGACATAttaaacaatttacaaataattcttaaataataaccaacatattaaaataaataaaaaattcttatgtTTGTTTACCAATtgactttatttcattttttttatgttatatatttttatatttttttataaaactttaatgaCATTTacgcttatttttacataaaaccaccgcaattaaaattataacattttcaaatataatcaaatcgACCAATTCATGTCACattctcattttctattctaaatacattctaatcaaactcaatcaacataatatcaatttaaattttacaatgtactaattaaataaaaatagataaacttcttttattataattcataaacttgtaatactaacatttttaaccatttatattaaaacataaaaatctttatacacatcctatgtacatgccacattgcTAAAAGAAAGTAAACATCACCAAAGTTATGCTGAAGCCGGGATTAATCTGGATGCTGAACCGGGACCTTTGACTTCTATCGACCTgtgcacggaaacaaccgtacgctgagtatttcatacttagtggtattaccataattcaaattataacaataataaacatataatgcATAAATCTTATATAcagattttaattcaatatctcAACAGTAgcaattcatcaattaatatcatacatccacaatttgatttttagacatatcatgaaccttaggttcatttcttaatctcatatcacatttcaattcataattcaactttttcatttcatttcagtaGCGCATTTGATTAACTCGTTccatttatcatttcattatttaccctattaacaaaactcggactttggcggatacacggatccaaccaaacacaccagaatggcacccaatgcctcatcggatagttcgaagtaatagttgacacccagtgtctcatcggcaaagccaaagaaagttggtacccagtacctcatcgtatctatccgaagaaatatagtgacacccagtgtctcatcgactcgaggtcgaagtatccctaaactcttccaatcttatggcatgccaactatatccgactcagcctgactagttaatagggtctccaaattcacatttcaattcaatttcactttttcactttcaatcactattcgattcaaaattcacttttccattttcaagtcaacATTCCTTTCAATACCAATTCATATTTCAGATATTCACATATAAACATACtttgattcaattcaaacaacttttcaatcaatacacaattcacatattcatacataatcataatttaattcacttttattcaattcatatttttaattcatttttcaatcaaattcaaatcactaattattttcaatcaacaaacaatttaattattaatttacattaactattcaatttaaatctcactcataataataataataataataataataataataattatacttacctcacattttatttaccaaacatataaattaaatttaacatttaataataaataacttgaattatagtaatacaaaccggaATTCTCCTCAGATTTAATCCTcaacgatcttttcttttcctttttgggccGATGCTTCAGGCTCGATTAGAGGTTctcatgggccgggctgggcccataaaaaatttcggcccgacccaaaatatgagcctaaaattttgtccaggcccggcccgggaaaaaatcataagccctggcccggcccggcccatttttattttaaaaattataaaaaaattaaaaaagtattttaaaaatatattaaaattttaaaaaaatattttaaaaagtattttaaaaatattttaaaattaaaaaaaagttttttaaaaatattttaaaattaaaaaaattttaaaaagtatgtaaaaaatattttaaaattaaaaaaataaatatatttattatatcgagCCGGGCCCGGGCCGAAAAAGTattgcccgaggcccggcccgttttctaaacgggcctcgttttttgcccaagcccatatttcgggcctatatttttacccaaaccctcccatatttcgggcgggccgtcgggccgagCCGGGCCGCCCGgtccatgagcacctctaggctcgatattagctacgaacaattaaaataatttcacaatcattaacacaaaacaatttaattgctgaaatttttatctaacttttactttaattctaatttaatcctaactaaacctatatatttttctttctcaattcatacCTTTTTACTACTTAATTTCTTACCAAACTCAcatttaactatctaatttttatcatattttcataatttcgaatttctctcaatttagtccctaaaacataaaacttatagtttcttttgcaatttaatccctttatcaattctaacttaaaattcattcaattaaatccctaattcaacaatttattcaacatgaaccaTACTTAAAACCTATAAACTTTCAAAACCTCaacttaatttcatcaaaactctactctaaagcttctaaaacatcaaaattaaa
The sequence above is a segment of the Gossypium raimondii isolate GPD5lz chromosome 4, ASM2569854v1, whole genome shotgun sequence genome. Coding sequences within it:
- the LOC105780158 gene encoding BTB/POZ domain-containing protein At3g56230 isoform X1 encodes the protein MSSAFNFGSTPSTAPGFGFSSSTSSTAPGFGFSSSTSSTAPGFGFSSSTTSFGSSSSASSFSSRSAKSTVTTPVNEKPLTDTEDDLRKRISFLSGFMVAFKDQIHTDIKLKPNNGPCISAHRSLLAARSEIFKNILSSDNFKAPPTDTDTITLSELSTEELKSLLEFLYTGDLPADKFKNHVYALCAAADKYEIPYLQESCERYMLNSLNASNALDILDLSNLYSKKKLKETTLNFIVRNMKSIVSSQKYEEFASSNPNLCVEVSRAFVESRGVTMTFRTNDPV